A window of Candidatus Dojkabacteria bacterium contains these coding sequences:
- a CDS encoding DUF2075 domain-containing protein produces the protein MYEIKKFNYRKDQFTNVRDYRYGENWPIVYILEDGKEAYIGETTAAYRRASQHFEKADRAKLNSMYIIADDEYNKSATLDIESSLIRYMSGDGKYLLQNANFGIQESNYYDRERYQAKFETIWKELQKLKVVDNDLVQIQNSDLFKYSPYKALSQDQLDVVDKIMSSIKFGERIPHLVSGEPGTGKTIVATYLVKALSMKKWSKDLEIGLVIPMTSLRKTLKRVFRNIKGLTPGMVIGPNDVVRKKYDILIVDEAHRLQRRVNLTNYRDFDKISASLGLEKDSATQLDWILQSSKHQVLFYDKYQSVKPADIKYNALDNISFVNHKLTSQMRVNGGMDYIEYIRDILNCSNPYPNKFYTYEFKLFNNIKDMVLAIKEKDYDYSLSRILAGYAWEWKTKGNNEIDYDIEIDGTRLKWNSVTEDWVNSPNAVNEIGCIHTIQGYDLNYAGVIIGPEISYDKNKHKVVVDKSKYLDFNGKRAISDPAELEAYIKNIYTTLLTRGINGTYVYIVDDSLRQYMSQYFL, from the coding sequence ATGTACGAGATCAAGAAATTTAATTACAGGAAGGATCAATTTACAAATGTAAGGGATTATCGATACGGTGAGAATTGGCCAATAGTGTATATTCTTGAAGACGGTAAGGAAGCCTATATTGGAGAAACTACAGCAGCATATAGACGGGCTAGCCAGCATTTCGAGAAGGCAGACAGGGCTAAGCTAAACTCAATGTATATAATTGCAGATGATGAATATAACAAGTCTGCTACGCTTGACATAGAATCCTCCTTGATTAGATATATGTCCGGCGATGGTAAATACCTATTACAAAATGCTAATTTTGGAATACAGGAGTCAAATTATTACGATAGAGAGCGTTATCAAGCTAAATTTGAGACTATTTGGAAAGAACTTCAAAAGTTAAAAGTAGTCGATAATGATCTTGTTCAAATTCAAAATAGTGATTTGTTTAAATATTCTCCGTACAAAGCCCTCTCGCAAGATCAGCTAGACGTCGTTGATAAGATAATGTCCAGTATTAAATTTGGGGAAAGAATTCCCCATCTTGTATCCGGTGAGCCAGGAACGGGGAAGACAATTGTAGCCACCTATCTAGTAAAAGCATTAAGCATGAAGAAATGGTCTAAAGACTTAGAGATAGGTCTTGTTATTCCAATGACATCGCTTCGTAAAACACTTAAGCGCGTCTTTAGAAATATTAAGGGTCTAACGCCAGGTATGGTAATTGGTCCTAATGATGTAGTAAGGAAAAAGTACGATATCTTGATTGTTGACGAAGCCCATCGGCTACAAAGACGGGTAAACCTAACAAACTATAGAGATTTCGATAAGATCTCTGCATCTTTAGGACTTGAGAAAGACTCTGCTACACAATTAGACTGGATCCTGCAATCATCAAAGCATCAAGTGCTATTTTATGACAAGTATCAGTCAGTAAAGCCAGCTGACATTAAATATAACGCATTAGACAATATTTCCTTTGTAAACCACAAATTAACTTCTCAGATGAGAGTCAATGGAGGAATGGACTATATAGAATATATAAGGGATATTTTAAACTGCTCCAATCCGTATCCAAATAAATTCTATACCTATGAATTCAAACTCTTTAATAATATAAAAGATATGGTCTTGGCAATCAAAGAAAAGGATTATGATTACAGTCTTTCAAGGATACTCGCAGGATATGCCTGGGAATGGAAGACCAAAGGAAACAATGAGATCGATTATGATATTGAAATTGACGGCACACGGCTTAAGTGGAATAGTGTCACAGAAGATTGGGTTAATTCACCTAATGCAGTAAATGAAATTGGGTGTATTCACACGATTCAGGGCTATGATCTGAATTATGCAGGTGTAATAATTGGACCCGAGATTTCTTACGACAAAAACAAACATAAAGTGGTTGTTGATAAATCAAAATACCTCGACTTCAATGGAAAGAGAGCAATTTCTGATCCAGCAGAATTAGAAGCATACATAAAGAACATATATACAACTCTACTCACTCGTGGTATTAACGGAACATATGTATATATAGTTGATGATTCATTGAGGCAATATATGAGTCAGTACTTTTTATAA
- a CDS encoding nucleotide pyrophosphohydrolase has product MKHSKLLERLINFRDARDWKQFHTPQNLAKSLSIEAGELLECFQWTDKYDLEDVKSEVADLYTYLLLFANSLDIDLEKVASDKLAISEEKYPVEKAKGNATKYTKFKK; this is encoded by the coding sequence ATGAAACACTCAAAATTACTAGAAAGACTCATAAATTTTCGGGATGCAAGAGATTGGAAACAGTTCCATACCCCGCAAAATCTTGCCAAATCATTATCTATCGAAGCAGGAGAGTTATTAGAATGCTTCCAGTGGACGGATAAATATGACCTAGAGGATGTTAAATCAGAAGTAGCAGACCTCTATACCTATCTTCTTCTGTTTGCAAATTCACTAGATATTGACCTTGAAAAAGTAGCTTCAGATAAATTAGCAATAAGTGAAGAAAAATATCCTGTTGAGAAAGCTAAAGGTAATGCCACCAAATATACCAAATTCAAGAAATAG
- a CDS encoding DUF6512 family protein: MNQIAIVELIGIPIIFILGSFFHFLYKYGGKRPWMAIFSPVNESIWEHLKIAFYPALIFAIFQYILLNQSTLKFFSSEIIGIYVMILFILVAEWIYPRILGKNVLVLDLAVFLIAIILGQLTSYFLYINTNFELPMWVILLVIFGQSIIFGILSFKPLRLPLFRDSVDGKYGIK; this comes from the coding sequence ATGAATCAAATAGCTATTGTTGAATTAATAGGAATCCCAATAATATTCATCTTAGGCTCATTTTTTCACTTTCTTTATAAATATGGAGGTAAAAGGCCTTGGATGGCTATATTTAGTCCTGTTAATGAAAGTATTTGGGAACATTTGAAGATCGCTTTTTATCCAGCTTTAATTTTTGCAATCTTTCAATACATTTTATTAAACCAGTCTACGTTGAAATTTTTTAGTTCTGAAATTATCGGGATTTATGTCATGATCCTCTTTATTTTAGTTGCAGAATGGATCTATCCAAGGATTCTAGGAAAGAACGTATTAGTATTAGATTTAGCTGTATTTCTAATTGCGATAATTTTAGGTCAGCTAACCTCCTATTTCTTGTATATTAATACTAATTTTGAACTACCTATGTGGGTAATTCTTCTAGTTATTTTTGGGCAGAGCATAATTTTTGGGATATTAAGCTTCAAACCGTTAAGGCTGCCTTTGTTTAGGGATTCTGTTGATGGTAAGTATGGGATTAAGTAG
- a CDS encoding methyltransferase — translation MCNLKTVDDLALLFDSFEVGKNTVIEDIIEHVSKANIKQYIQVIEQLRELSSNFSITISKYKSTADTYELKAQLASQLSSELDMQFTEKEHENFDVRISIGQQRVVLAIRLFAKPLHDREYVTHNYLGSLKPTISASLYKMACSKIKDKDKVQLVDNFCGSGTILCESFLQGAEVSGGDVSPEAVKMAGENLKAVGAKDFTLKIESAFSTDWDEAQFNLAISNPPWGEQLEVASMTELYEKSVREYKRILTDDAVLCFIVKKPDLLIKFIKSHFPKHRIESRTISFNGQQPTIVIAYL, via the coding sequence TTGTGCAATTTAAAAACTGTTGATGATTTAGCATTACTCTTTGATTCCTTTGAGGTAGGTAAGAATACGGTGATAGAAGATATTATAGAGCACGTCAGCAAAGCAAACATCAAACAATATATTCAAGTAATTGAGCAGCTAAGAGAGCTATCAAGTAACTTCTCAATAACGATAAGCAAATACAAATCCACTGCAGATACATATGAACTGAAAGCGCAATTAGCCAGTCAACTAAGCTCTGAGCTAGATATGCAGTTCACAGAGAAAGAGCATGAGAATTTTGACGTGCGAATAAGCATAGGGCAACAGAGGGTAGTCTTGGCTATACGCTTGTTTGCAAAACCTTTGCATGATCGAGAATACGTTACACATAATTATTTAGGTTCATTAAAACCGACCATATCAGCATCGCTTTATAAAATGGCTTGCTCAAAAATAAAAGATAAAGATAAAGTACAATTAGTTGATAATTTTTGCGGTAGTGGCACGATACTATGTGAGTCATTTCTACAAGGTGCAGAGGTCTCGGGTGGTGATGTGAGCCCGGAAGCTGTGAAGATGGCAGGGGAGAATTTGAAAGCTGTTGGAGCTAAAGACTTTACTCTTAAGATAGAATCTGCCTTTTCCACAGATTGGGATGAGGCGCAGTTTAACCTAGCTATTTCAAATCCACCATGGGGTGAACAACTTGAGGTTGCAAGTATGACTGAACTTTATGAAAAATCAGTAAGAGAGTATAAAAGAATATTAACCGATGACGCTGTACTTTGCTTTATTGTCAAGAAACCTGACCTCCTAATAAAGTTTATAAAATCTCATTTCCCTAAGCATAGAATAGAAAGCCGCACTATTAGTTTTAACGGCCAGCAGCCAACTATTGTTATTGCTTATCTATAA
- a CDS encoding phosphotransferase, translated as MKYDNATIRDNIVRSIETNYQIVVDTVSFIPIGEESYSYKIKGKNSQTFFAKYCAKKEIIASIDIVNELLLKLSNFEFVVPPIQIRGKTSCSVLEGKLYLFPFINGTNISLGNHDWDKTLYERIFDIMIKIHNSTHIINLNLPKETFENNFIDRLNLLVSVVGNNQNYDKQTNELLIMNETLIRKIINQHTLLGAMYKKKNLRFVLTHGDITGLNIIKTTKGMKLIDWDGAMFTPSERDLNFLSSNKHFSIKKYITETKSKHYPDLLDYYGQQWSLNSILENFEALLSSNMTNINKDDCIDEINEYLSYYK; from the coding sequence ATGAAATATGACAACGCTACTATACGAGATAATATTGTCAGGAGTATCGAAACAAATTACCAAATAGTTGTCGATACTGTGAGCTTTATCCCAATTGGTGAAGAAAGTTATTCCTACAAAATTAAAGGTAAGAATAGTCAGACGTTTTTCGCCAAGTACTGTGCCAAGAAAGAAATCATTGCAAGTATTGATATAGTAAACGAGCTATTACTAAAATTAAGCAATTTTGAATTTGTAGTTCCTCCAATTCAAATAAGAGGTAAAACCTCATGCTCAGTATTGGAAGGTAAACTCTACCTGTTTCCATTTATTAATGGCACAAATATTAGCTTAGGTAATCATGATTGGGATAAAACCCTCTATGAAAGGATTTTCGACATAATGATTAAAATTCACAATTCAACTCACATTATTAATCTTAATTTACCTAAAGAAACATTTGAGAATAACTTTATTGATAGGCTTAATCTATTAGTGTCTGTAGTAGGCAACAATCAAAATTATGACAAACAAACAAACGAATTGTTGATTATGAACGAAACACTAATTCGTAAAATTATAAATCAACACACCTTATTAGGAGCGATGTATAAGAAAAAGAATTTGAGATTTGTTCTGACTCACGGTGATATTACGGGTTTGAATATAATTAAAACAACAAAAGGGATGAAGTTAATTGATTGGGACGGTGCAATGTTTACTCCTTCCGAAAGAGACCTTAACTTTCTTTCATCAAATAAACATTTTTCAATAAAGAAATATATTACAGAAACTAAAAGTAAACATTACCCCGACTTATTAGACTACTACGGACAGCAATGGTCACTAAATAGTATTTTAGAGAATTTCGAAGCGTTACTTTCTTCGAATATGACTAATATAAATAAAGATGACTGTATCGATGAAATTAACGAATATTTGTCATACTATAAATAA
- the heR gene encoding heliorhodopsin HeR codes for MNDKTMKGLNRSNLALSALHFAQALAVLFLSSADQGVVPITTNYLKFDPATSALAPATTELFTVNLAWFVVIFFLICSLAHLSIATVYRKRYESDLKVGINKARWIEYSLSASVMMLAISFLTGIYDISSLIMIFTLVALMNLLGLAMELINKGKEKTDWYTYWLGCIAGIVPWIVFGVYVFGANKYGGGNIPDFVYWIYVSIFIFFNCFAVNMFLQYKKIGPWRDYLYGERVYMILSLVAKSLLAWQVFAGVLRP; via the coding sequence ATGAACGACAAAACCATGAAAGGACTTAACAGATCAAATCTCGCACTATCAGCACTTCATTTCGCACAAGCATTAGCTGTGCTCTTTCTATCGAGTGCTGACCAAGGAGTCGTCCCGATTACGACCAATTACTTAAAATTTGATCCAGCTACAAGCGCTTTAGCACCTGCAACTACCGAGCTATTTACAGTGAATCTGGCATGGTTTGTTGTTATATTTTTCTTGATCTGCTCATTAGCACATCTGAGTATTGCAACTGTATATCGCAAGAGATATGAATCAGACTTAAAGGTAGGGATAAACAAAGCAAGATGGATAGAGTACTCATTAAGCGCAAGCGTGATGATGCTGGCAATAAGCTTCCTGACCGGAATCTACGATATTTCCAGCCTAATAATGATCTTCACCCTTGTAGCTTTAATGAACCTGCTTGGACTTGCAATGGAGCTGATCAACAAAGGGAAGGAGAAGACCGACTGGTATACATACTGGCTGGGCTGTATAGCGGGGATTGTGCCCTGGATAGTGTTTGGGGTGTATGTCTTTGGCGCTAACAAGTATGGCGGTGGCAATATTCCTGACTTTGTGTACTGGATCTATGTCTCGATATTTATTTTCTTCAATTGCTTTGCGGTGAATATGTTCTTGCAGTACAAGAAGATAGGGCCATGGAGGGATTATCTATACGGCGAGCGTGTTTATATGATTCTGAGTTTGGTAGCTAAGTCGCTACTCGCGTGGCAGGTGTTTGCTGGAGTTCTGAGACCTTAG